The Maniola hyperantus chromosome 9, iAphHyp1.2, whole genome shotgun sequence genome includes a region encoding these proteins:
- the LOC117985050 gene encoding alpha-tocopherol transfer protein-like, translating to MASAATLVQPSGEMWKKIRVELNEDVNTRDRDLAAIRDWLRKQPHLPDEWDDGRIMTFLRGCSFSLEKCKRKLDMYFTMRAACPEFFTNRDVNRPELADLVTKVQGAPLPGLTPNGRRVTICRGLDKNIDADQLNNMFKLALMMGDVRLKEELEGVGGDIYILDASVVSPSHLAKLSPSSIKKFLICVQEAYPVKLKEVHIVNTSPVIESLINFIKPFLKDKIKNRIFIHSDINTLKNHVPSEMLPEEFGGNGCSLDEVNSAWMKKLEDYTQWFKDQESIKANEALRPGNPTNYDELFGIDGSFRQLSID from the exons aTGGCATCAGCGGCGACTCTAGTACAGCCTTCTGGAGAGATGTGGAAGAAAATTCGAGTGGAACTCAACGAAGACGTCAACACTCGGGACCGGGACCTCGCCGCGATCAGGGACTGGCTTCGGAAGCAGCCACATCTTCCTGACGAATGGG ATGACGGTCGCATCATGACCTTCCTCCGGGGCTGCAGTTTTTCCTTGGAAAAATGTAAAAGGAAATTAGACATGTACTTCACAATGCGGGCGGCGTGCCCGGAGTTCTTCACAAACCGAGACGTGAATAGACCAGAACTTGCTGATCTTGTCACTAAAGT GCAAGGAGCACCTCTACCCGGATTGACACCAAATGGACGTCGCGTCACAATATGTAGAG GTCTTGACAAGAATATAGACGCAGATCAACTGAACAACATGTTCAAGTTGGCGCTGATGATGGGAGATGTTAGGCTGAAGGAAGAACTGGAGGGAGTAGGCGGCGATATATACATTCTGGATGCTTCAGTGGTGTCGCCGAGTCATTTAGCCAAGTTGTCACCTTCCTCGATAAAGAAGTTCTTGATTTGTGTGCAG GAGGCGTATCCAGTCAAACTGAAAGAGGTCCACATAGTTAACACATCGCCTGTTATCGAGTCCCTAATAAACTTTATCAAGCCTTTCCTGAAGGATAAAATTAAGAACAGA ATCTTCATTCACTCTGACATCAACACGCTAAAAAATCACGTGCCTTCAGAGATGCTTCCAGAAGAATTTGGCGGCAATGGTTGCTCCTTGGATGAAGTGAACA GTGCATGGATGAAAAAGTTAGAAGACTACACACAATGGTTCAAAGATCAAGAGTCGATTAAAGCAAATGAAGCTCTAAGACCTGGAAACCCTACAAATTACGATGAACTCTTTGGAATTGATGGATCCTTTAGACAGTTATCCATAGATTAA